The genome window CGGCATACAGCTTGCACACGCTGGACGTAAAGCAACTGTAGAGGGAGAAATATTTGCGCCATCAGCCATTGCATTTAGCGATGCTTATAAAACGCCTATTGAGATGACTTTAGAAGATATTGAATATGTTGTAGAAGCATTTAAACTAGCGGCTGTTCGTGCTGCTAAAGCAGGCTTTGATGTTCTTGAAATTCATGGTGCACATGGCTATTTAATTAGTGAATTTTTATCACCAGCAACGAATAAACGCAATGACCAATACGGTGGCTCCGAGGAAAATCGTTATCGACTATTACGTCAAGTCATCGATGCTATTCGTAGTGTTTGGGAAGGCCCTTTACTTGTGCGTGTTTCTGCTGAAGACTATGCAGAAGATGGTACAACAATGGATGATTTTATCGTCTTCAGTCGTTGGATGAAATCACAAGGTGTCGATTTGGTTGATGTTTCTACAGGAGGTGTCGTGCAAGCAGGGATTAATGTTTTTCCAGGCTACCAAGTGCCTCATGCTGAAGCGATTAAGCATGGTGCTAGTATCCCAACTGGTGCAGTAGGTCTTATTACGACAGCTATTCAAGCTGAGGAAATTTTACAAAATAATCGTGCTGATTTAATTTTCCTAGCCCGTGTTTTACTTCGCGAACCATATTGGCCACTTCATGCTGCCAAGGAATTAGGAGAAGAAGTGAAACCTCCGGTGCAATACGTACGAGGCTGGTAAAAATAATGGTCGGCGGTTTCTTTGAGCTATCGGCATTTCCCCTAGTTCTTCCGGCGTTTGAACTGCCCCCTGTCAAAGTAAAAACGGCTTGAACTCTGTATTCCAAGGGGCTCAAGCCGTTTAATCTTTTTTGGTAACGTTCGTTATTGTAAATCTGGATATAATCACCGATCGCTTGTTGTAACGTTTCAAATGTTTACTAATGTAAATAAATTTTTTTACATTTTACGTTCCCCAAAAGGATCCCGTTGATCCATCACCTATTACGTGACATGCAATGAATCATTTTTGCTTGTTCCAAACCCCGCCTTAGGGAAGTAACTCTACCTTTACCTTCAGTTTTATATCTATAGGAACTCTTCCTCTTGTACAACATAAGATATGTCATAAGCTCCTTCGGATAATCCATCAAATACTTAAATTAATTTATTTTTAATTTTTTAATTGGTGTTAAGGATATTTTTTCAGTTAATCCAAATTTATCTGTTTCATATTCTAATTCTTTTTCCTCAAATGGACCAAAAACTTGATGATTATTTACATCAATTATCCAATATGAAATGTTATTAATAGATGGATTTTCAGGTGGCTCTTCATAACCATTTTCATCAGCAGCTAATACTATTTGCTTAGTAACTATATATTCCTTGTTCCACCAAACGTCTGTCACTTTAGCCGGAACAGACAAATAATTATCGATTGTTTTATCATCTGACTGTACAGGCTCATCCCCGTAAATAGCAATTTGATGAGCTGATATTCGGTCAATTCGATATCCATTTTCTAAATTGATTGTATAATCAGCCATCCCAGCACAGCCAGATCAAATTAAACATAGTAATATTCACATCACTTTTTTTAGCAGAATTTCACACCCCTCTAATGTATATCGAACTTTTAGGTAACGGGGTTCAATTTAAATAGGCGCTACCATTTTTTAAAATACCAAAATCGCGTCTGTTTTAGCAATGAATTTTTTAGTGCCAGAGATTTTATTTTCATGGGAGTTGAACCAAACCCCTCAACTTTCCCGTCTACATTGCATACGGCTTTCTTTTTCAGAGATACCCTTCTGTATAATAACTTTATTTATTTTAACACCATTTTCTGGAGTATCAGTTAACGTGATATGGATTCTATCAAAGGGAGCGCCACCATGATGTGCACTATAATTTAACGCACTTGCATGAACGAGATGTCTTCTTGTATCGCCATGTATTCTTTCAATTTTATCTATTTTGGGACACATGACAAAATCTGAGTAAGTTTTGTCTAGGTAGGAATAATATTTGGTATATA of Lysinibacillus agricola contains these proteins:
- a CDS encoding DUF3997 domain-containing protein — protein: MADYTINLENGYRIDRISAHQIAIYGDEPVQSDDKTIDNYLSVPAKVTDVWWNKEYIVTKQIVLAADENGYEEPPENPSINNISYWIIDVNNHQVFGPFEEKELEYETDKFGLTEKISLTPIKKLKIN
- the namA gene encoding NADPH dehydrogenase NamA — its product is MLTKLFEPYQLQTISLKNRVVMAPMCMYSAQDDGLVTPFHQVHYATRASGQVGLIIVEATGVVPEGRISSNDLGIWNDAHIEGLSQLVQGMKAYGAKTGIQLAHAGRKATVEGEIFAPSAIAFSDAYKTPIEMTLEDIEYVVEAFKLAAVRAAKAGFDVLEIHGAHGYLISEFLSPATNKRNDQYGGSEENRYRLLRQVIDAIRSVWEGPLLVRVSAEDYAEDGTTMDDFIVFSRWMKSQGVDLVDVSTGGVVQAGINVFPGYQVPHAEAIKHGASIPTGAVGLITTAIQAEEILQNNRADLIFLARVLLREPYWPLHAAKELGEEVKPPVQYVRGW